A region from the Acidobacteriota bacterium genome encodes:
- the alaS gene encoding alanine--tRNA ligase: protein MTSNELRRSYLEFFEQHGHRIIHSAPLVPADDPTLLFTNAGMNQFKDVFLGKDRRDYRRATSSQKCMRVSGKHNDLENVGPSLRHHTFFEMLGNFSFGDYFKQDAIALAWSLLTDVWKLPADRLNATVFAGDQAVPRDDEAYGYWRRVLPAGRIYELGAADNFWAMGETGPCGRCSEIHYYRGDTVPCTEPVCRGLECSCDRFVEVWNNVFMEFDRQPDGSLQPLPAPSIDTGMGLERITAIMQGVTSNYDTDLFSPLFDAIGAMTDRRHGGTMDPADVSMRVIADHVRATAFLVADGVVPSNEWRGYVLRKIMRRAMRHGNRLGLTEPFLYRLVEVLVRKMGDAYPELRSGQDYVTKIVHSEEERFESLLVTGLPRLEDLLDRSAPGPVAGDEVFRLYDSYGLPYDFIEDVAAQRNLALDKPGFDHAMEAQKTRARASSGFGGAAAVATFTIGDHTRAALEQTGDAFEGYDQTRLTGVPIVAVLDAEGREAAALGEGAIGYVALAKTPFYLESGGQASDVGRLAASDQSADAVVAGMARGGSRWPRLHRVRVTRGSLKPGDLVDAQVDVSLRDATRRNHTATHLLQAALRQVLGAHVKQAGSLVTPDRLRFDFVHFTGLSPDELAQTERLVNQQVFRNTQVDTQVRSTQEAMAAGATALFGEKYGDTVRVVAVPGFSLELCGGTHVKATGDIGPFIVIAEGGIAAGVRRIEAITGAEAVAHMQAQRRTIDNMLSRLNVPSDQAVDVIERLQGEVKRLTREVSQLKMKAAVGGGADEAGDVVTIGTAKVLTRKVVDLDKSALRELADSLKTRLGSGIVVLGAAGDGRVQVVVSVTADLTARVHAGKLVKLVAPIVGGGGGGRPDFAEAGGKSPEKLDELMATARTTIAHLLEG from the coding sequence ATGACCTCGAACGAACTTCGGCGAAGTTATCTCGAGTTTTTCGAACAGCACGGTCATCGCATCATCCACAGTGCGCCCCTGGTGCCGGCCGATGATCCCACGCTGCTGTTCACCAACGCGGGGATGAACCAGTTCAAGGACGTATTTCTCGGGAAGGACCGCCGCGATTACCGCCGCGCGACCAGTTCGCAGAAGTGCATGCGCGTCAGCGGCAAGCACAATGATCTTGAGAACGTCGGACCGTCACTGAGGCACCATACTTTTTTCGAGATGCTCGGCAATTTCTCGTTTGGCGACTACTTCAAACAGGATGCCATCGCGCTCGCGTGGTCGCTGTTGACCGACGTATGGAAGCTGCCGGCCGATCGTCTCAACGCTACCGTCTTCGCCGGCGACCAGGCGGTTCCCCGAGACGACGAGGCCTACGGGTACTGGCGGCGGGTGCTGCCGGCCGGACGCATCTATGAACTGGGCGCCGCCGACAACTTCTGGGCCATGGGCGAGACGGGGCCGTGCGGCCGCTGCTCCGAGATCCATTACTACCGGGGCGATACGGTGCCGTGCACGGAACCCGTGTGCCGCGGGCTCGAGTGCTCGTGCGATCGGTTTGTCGAGGTCTGGAACAACGTCTTCATGGAGTTCGACCGCCAGCCGGACGGGTCCCTGCAACCCCTGCCCGCGCCCTCGATCGACACCGGCATGGGGCTCGAGCGCATCACGGCCATCATGCAGGGCGTCACGTCGAACTACGACACGGACTTGTTTTCGCCCCTCTTCGACGCGATCGGCGCGATGACCGACAGACGGCATGGCGGAACGATGGATCCGGCCGACGTGTCGATGCGGGTCATCGCCGATCATGTCCGGGCCACCGCATTCCTGGTTGCCGATGGGGTCGTGCCCTCGAACGAGTGGCGCGGTTACGTGCTGCGCAAGATCATGCGCCGCGCGATGCGCCACGGCAACAGGCTGGGTCTGACCGAGCCCTTCTTGTACCGCCTCGTCGAGGTTCTCGTGAGGAAGATGGGCGATGCCTATCCCGAACTGCGGTCCGGACAGGATTACGTCACGAAGATCGTTCACAGCGAGGAGGAACGCTTCGAATCCCTCCTGGTCACCGGTCTGCCGCGCCTCGAGGACCTGCTGGACCGATCGGCACCTGGCCCGGTGGCGGGTGACGAGGTGTTTCGCCTGTACGATTCGTACGGCCTGCCATACGACTTCATCGAAGACGTCGCGGCGCAGCGGAACCTCGCGCTCGACAAGCCGGGTTTCGATCACGCTATGGAGGCGCAGAAGACGCGGGCACGGGCCAGCAGCGGGTTCGGCGGCGCGGCCGCCGTCGCGACCTTCACGATCGGCGACCACACGCGCGCGGCCCTCGAGCAGACAGGCGACGCGTTCGAGGGCTACGACCAGACGAGACTGACGGGCGTTCCGATTGTCGCCGTCCTTGACGCGGAGGGGCGGGAAGCCGCGGCCCTCGGCGAGGGCGCCATCGGATACGTCGCGCTCGCGAAGACGCCGTTCTATCTCGAATCGGGTGGACAAGCCTCTGATGTGGGGCGTCTGGCGGCCAGTGACCAGTCGGCCGATGCCGTCGTTGCAGGCATGGCCCGCGGCGGCAGTCGCTGGCCGAGACTCCATCGCGTGCGCGTCACCCGAGGCTCGCTCAAGCCGGGTGATCTGGTCGACGCGCAGGTCGACGTCTCCCTGCGGGATGCGACGAGACGGAATCACACGGCCACACATCTGCTCCAGGCCGCTTTGAGACAGGTCCTCGGCGCTCACGTCAAGCAGGCCGGTTCGCTGGTGACGCCCGATCGGCTTCGCTTCGACTTCGTCCATTTCACCGGCCTCAGCCCCGACGAGCTCGCGCAGACCGAGCGCCTCGTCAACCAGCAGGTCTTCAGAAATACTCAGGTCGACACGCAGGTGCGCTCGACACAGGAGGCGATGGCCGCCGGCGCCACGGCGCTCTTTGGCGAGAAGTACGGCGACACGGTGCGCGTCGTTGCAGTACCGGGATTCAGCCTCGAGCTGTGCGGCGGTACTCACGTGAAGGCGACCGGCGACATCGGGCCGTTCATCGTGATCGCTGAGGGCGGCATCGCCGCGGGGGTCCGCCGAATCGAGGCGATTACGGGAGCCGAGGCTGTCGCGCATATGCAGGCCCAGCGCCGCACGATCGACAATATGCTCAGCCGTCTGAATGTCCCCTCCGATCAGGCCGTCGACGTGATCGAGCGGCTGCAAGGAGAAGTCAAGCGCCTCACCCGAGAGGTCAGCCAGCTCAAGATGAAGGCCGCGGTGGGTGGAGGGGCGGACGAGGCCGGCGACGTAGTCACGATCGGAACGGCCAAAGTGCTCACCCGTAAGGTGGTCGACCTGGACAAGAGCGCGCTGCGCGAGTTGGCCGATTCGCTCAAAACCAGGCTGGGTTCTGGTATCGTGGTCCTCGGCGCCGCAGGAGACGGGCGGGTTCAGGTGGTCGTGTCGGTGACCGCGGACTTGACGGCCAGGGTCCATGCGGGGAAACTGGTCAAGCTGGTAGCGCCAATCGTCGGCGGCGGGGGCGGCGGACGGCCGGATTTTGCAGAGGCCGGAGGCAAGAGCCCGGAGAAACTCGACGAATTGATGGCCACGGCCCGAACTACCATCGCGCACCTGCTGGAGGGCTAA
- a CDS encoding protein kinase — protein sequence MFFRGQTIGKYKILSALGSGGFGTVYLAEDTWIGKKVALKVPHRQSVNFGELLREPRLLASLNHPNIVTVLTAEKQDNIFFIVMEYVAGETLENIIARDGALDLTRALDFTCQICNAVDHAHNQGVIHRDLRPANVLVAESGLVKVADFGTSRFLELAAHGTTVIGSPPYMAPEQFHGRATFASDVYSLGVTMYQMLTGALPYQTPAPADLEKLMRGNLVSPPRSRNGRVPQRLNDIIMKAMAPEVTERYQRASELLADLLASVGRPDAHATPQRQGRTAAPPAPAPGASRPASWSRTGETPQPRFCWHCRKPLHARSDRCPFCGEAQ from the coding sequence ATGTTTTTTCGCGGCCAGACCATCGGAAAGTACAAGATCCTTTCAGCCCTCGGCAGCGGCGGGTTCGGCACGGTCTATCTCGCTGAAGACACCTGGATCGGTAAGAAGGTCGCCCTCAAGGTCCCGCACCGCCAGAGTGTCAACTTCGGCGAACTGCTGCGCGAACCACGGCTGCTGGCCAGCCTGAATCACCCGAACATCGTCACGGTCCTCACCGCCGAGAAGCAGGACAACATCTTCTTCATCGTGATGGAGTACGTGGCCGGCGAGACGCTGGAGAACATCATCGCGCGGGACGGTGCGCTCGATCTCACCCGGGCGCTCGACTTCACCTGCCAGATCTGCAATGCCGTCGATCACGCCCACAACCAGGGCGTGATTCATCGGGACCTGAGGCCTGCCAACGTCCTGGTGGCCGAAAGCGGTCTCGTCAAGGTGGCCGATTTCGGCACGTCGCGGTTCCTGGAGCTGGCGGCGCACGGCACGACGGTCATCGGCAGCCCGCCCTACATGGCACCGGAGCAGTTTCACGGCCGGGCGACATTTGCCTCCGACGTGTATTCGCTGGGCGTGACCATGTATCAGATGCTGACGGGCGCACTGCCGTATCAGACCCCGGCTCCGGCTGATCTGGAAAAACTGATGCGCGGGAACCTGGTGTCGCCGCCGCGCTCCCGCAATGGACGGGTGCCGCAACGGCTGAACGACATCATCATGAAGGCGATGGCGCCCGAAGTGACCGAGCGATATCAACGGGCGTCGGAGCTGCTCGCGGACCTGCTCGCCTCGGTGGGCCGTCCTGACGCGCACGCGACACCGCAACGGCAGGGGCGAACGGCCGCGCCGCCCGCTCCCGCGCCTGGCGCGTCGCGTCCGGCGAGCTGGTCTCGGACGGGAGAAACGCCGCAGCCGCGTTTCTGCTGGCACTGCCGGAAGCCGCTGCATGCGCGGTCGGACAGGTGTCCGTTCTGCGGCGAAGCGCAGTAG
- a CDS encoding type IV pilus twitching motility protein PilT — MHVNDLLKVAVQHGASDLHIKVGTVPMLRVRGALMPVPEATRLTHDDAEAIIAALLPAPLREQFKEIKEVDLAYSVAGLGRFRCSVFRQRGAIGLVLRIIPSVVRVIDDLGLPVVLKKIAEEERGLILVTGTTGSGKSTTLAAMVDHINRTRCAHVMTIEDPIEFLHRDNKSIINQREVSTDTASFAAAMRSVLRQDPDVILVGEMRDQETVETALLAAETGHLVMSTLHTLDATETINRIITVFPPYQQKQIRLQLASVLKAVISQRLVPRADGQGRCPAVEVLVSTPFIRDCIVDKERTHLIQSAIAAGTSQYGMQSFDQSLLGLLRRNYVSLEEALRWATNVDEFQLKVQGISSASDEAHEQMAKDVVGTETRPSPDITRFTR; from the coding sequence ATGCACGTCAACGATCTGCTGAAAGTCGCGGTGCAGCACGGCGCCTCCGATCTGCACATCAAGGTCGGCACGGTCCCGATGCTCCGGGTGCGCGGGGCACTGATGCCGGTCCCCGAGGCCACGCGTCTGACCCACGATGACGCCGAGGCGATCATTGCGGCCCTCCTGCCCGCGCCCTTGCGGGAACAGTTCAAGGAGATCAAGGAAGTCGATCTCGCCTACAGCGTCGCCGGGCTGGGACGATTCCGATGCAGCGTGTTCCGCCAGCGCGGTGCGATTGGGCTGGTGCTCAGGATCATTCCGTCAGTCGTCCGGGTCATTGACGATCTGGGCCTGCCGGTCGTCTTGAAGAAGATCGCGGAAGAGGAGCGCGGGCTGATTCTGGTCACCGGCACGACCGGCAGCGGCAAGAGCACGACGCTGGCGGCGATGGTCGATCACATCAACCGCACGCGCTGCGCCCACGTGATGACGATCGAGGATCCGATTGAGTTTCTTCACCGGGACAACAAGTCCATCATCAACCAGCGGGAAGTGTCGACCGACACCGCGTCGTTCGCCGCGGCCATGCGCAGCGTGTTGCGCCAGGATCCGGACGTCATCCTGGTCGGCGAGATGCGCGACCAGGAGACGGTGGAAACGGCGCTGCTGGCCGCGGAAACCGGCCACCTGGTGATGTCGACGCTCCACACGCTGGACGCCACCGAGACGATCAACCGCATCATTACGGTGTTTCCTCCGTATCAACAGAAACAGATCCGGCTGCAGCTGGCATCCGTGCTCAAGGCCGTCATCTCCCAGCGCTTGGTGCCGCGCGCCGACGGGCAGGGGCGATGCCCGGCCGTCGAAGTGCTGGTCTCGACGCCATTCATCCGCGACTGCATCGTCGACAAGGAACGGACGCACCTCATCCAGAGCGCGATTGCCGCCGGCACCTCGCAGTACGGCATGCAGTCGTTCGATCAGTCGCTGCTCGGGCTGCTGCGCCGGAACTACGTCTCGCTCGAGGAGGCGCTCCGGTGGGCGACCAACGTCGACGAGTTCCAGCTCAAGGTGCAGGGGATCTCGAGCGCCAGCGACGAGGCGCACGAACAGATGGCCAAGGACGTAGTCGGCACCGAGACGCGGCCTTCGCCAGACATCACGCGGTTTACGCGCTAG
- the rpsT gene encoding 30S ribosomal protein S20, with protein MASHASALKAHRQNVVHREHNRQFRSKLRNALRAIRALIDEDEFLKAKDELKATVSLIDRMVAKGVIHKNAGARYKSRLQTKVAAGTAAKKA; from the coding sequence GTGGCCAGTCATGCATCCGCGCTCAAGGCGCACCGTCAGAACGTCGTCCACCGTGAGCACAACCGGCAGTTCCGGTCCAAGCTCAGGAATGCCCTCAGAGCGATCCGCGCGTTGATCGACGAAGATGAGTTCCTGAAGGCCAAGGACGAGCTGAAGGCCACCGTGTCGCTGATTGACCGGATGGTCGCCAAGGGCGTGATCCACAAGAACGCGGGCGCCCGGTACAAGTCCAGACTCCAGACGAAGGTCGCTGCCGGAACCGCCGCCAAGAAGGCCTAG
- a CDS encoding branched-chain amino acid transaminase: protein MAFTGTGKIWINGALVDWADANIHIASHVIHYGSGVFEGARCYNTPKGSACFRLDTHMRRLMDSAKIYRMTPAYSQKQLEQAVLDTIRANAMKVCYIRPVVYRGYEQLGVNPFPCPIDVAIMLWEWGAYLGSEALELGVDVKVSSWRRMAPDTFPSLAKTSANYANAQLIKMEAVVDGYAEAVALDTSGFVSEGSGQNIFVVREGVLYTPPRSASILPGITRDSVITIARELGFDVREEMIPREMLYIADELFFAGTAVEITPIKSVDRIPIGAGTRGPITDVIQRAFFGIINGDRPDTHGWLTFVY, encoded by the coding sequence ATGGCGTTTACGGGTACTGGGAAGATCTGGATCAACGGCGCGCTGGTGGATTGGGCCGATGCAAACATCCACATCGCGTCACATGTCATTCACTACGGCAGCGGCGTGTTCGAAGGGGCTCGCTGCTATAACACGCCGAAGGGGTCGGCGTGTTTCCGGCTCGACACGCACATGCGGCGGCTGATGGACTCCGCGAAGATCTACCGGATGACTCCCGCCTACTCCCAGAAACAACTGGAACAGGCTGTCCTCGACACGATCCGCGCCAACGCCATGAAGGTGTGTTACATCAGGCCCGTGGTCTACCGCGGGTACGAGCAACTCGGCGTCAACCCGTTCCCGTGCCCCATCGACGTCGCCATCATGCTGTGGGAATGGGGCGCCTACCTGGGATCCGAGGCGCTGGAACTTGGCGTCGACGTAAAGGTCAGCTCGTGGCGGCGCATGGCGCCGGACACCTTCCCGTCGCTGGCGAAGACCAGCGCCAACTACGCCAATGCGCAGTTGATCAAAATGGAGGCCGTCGTCGACGGCTACGCCGAAGCCGTGGCGCTCGACACGTCGGGCTTCGTCAGCGAGGGCAGCGGCCAGAATATCTTTGTCGTGCGGGAAGGCGTGCTCTACACGCCGCCGCGATCCGCCTCGATCCTGCCCGGCATTACCAGAGACTCGGTGATCACGATTGCGCGCGAACTTGGCTTCGACGTGCGCGAGGAGATGATCCCGCGAGAGATGCTGTATATCGCGGACGAACTGTTCTTCGCGGGCACCGCGGTGGAAATCACGCCAATCAAGTCGGTTGATCGCATCCCGATCGGGGCGGGCACGCGAGGACCCATCACCGATGTGATCCAGCGGGCATTCTTCGGTATTATCAACGGCGATCGGCCCGATACGCATGGATGGCTGACGTTCGTCTACTGA
- a CDS encoding HD domain-containing protein, whose translation MKQMRQTELGRVESVLLALENKRPDVVAHSRRVAAYSVRLASQYGFDAATIETIRMGALLHDVGKLLVPSRILDKPRRPNAREWRDLKIHPELGMEIAHRCGFDDDVCSIVLSHHERYDGSGYPDGVGREYIHFTVRIVSVMDSFDALTSSRDYRNCMGIDAARTLIARGSGSQFCPWVVSGLLGLPPQILNLGSAHAGRDRQQAEGDAVMPLEQIAQPWHATSAAALCAC comes from the coding sequence ATGAAGCAGATGCGGCAAACAGAGCTGGGACGAGTCGAATCGGTACTGCTCGCGCTTGAGAACAAGCGGCCAGACGTCGTGGCGCACAGCCGCCGTGTCGCTGCCTACTCGGTCCGACTCGCGTCCCAATACGGGTTCGATGCCGCGACCATCGAGACCATCAGGATGGGTGCGTTGCTGCACGACGTGGGCAAGTTGCTGGTGCCGTCGCGCATCCTCGACAAGCCCCGCCGTCCCAACGCCCGCGAATGGCGCGACTTGAAGATCCACCCGGAGTTGGGGATGGAGATCGCGCATCGCTGCGGATTCGACGATGACGTGTGCAGTATCGTGCTGTCACACCACGAGCGGTACGACGGATCCGGCTATCCGGATGGCGTCGGCAGGGAATACATCCACTTCACCGTCAGGATCGTCAGCGTCATGGACTCGTTCGACGCGCTGACCAGCTCACGCGATTACCGCAATTGCATGGGTATTGATGCGGCCAGGACGCTGATTGCGCGTGGATCCGGGAGCCAGTTCTGTCCGTGGGTGGTCAGCGGCCTGCTCGGCCTGCCGCCGCAGATTCTCAACCTGGGATCGGCTCACGCGGGAAGGGATCGTCAACAGGCTGAGGGAGACGCCGTCATGCCGCTCGAGCAGATCGCCCAGCCGTGGCACGCGACGTCAGCCGCCGCTCTCTGCGCCTGCTGA
- a CDS encoding lytic transglycosylase domain-containing protein, producing MTPSRLIAALVFGIVTLAFAGPGEAQIYLSHDPNGNLALSDAPPRGGGEYKTYAVPGASRAITATRPPSGEYEGQFDDLIQRHSAANGVRTDLVRAVIQVESGYNPRARSPKGAMGLMQLMPGTALDSGVANAYDPEDNIRGGVRYLRTLLDRYGNDETLALAAYNAGPEAVEKYGNAVPPYRETRNYVDRVQNISPLSAAAAAARNQAMAAPRPLGVRTLYKTVVLNSDGQPVARYSDSKPASGDFEIYSYRR from the coding sequence ATGACGCCATCCCGGTTGATCGCTGCGCTCGTGTTCGGAATCGTGACACTGGCCTTCGCCGGGCCGGGAGAGGCGCAGATCTACCTTTCGCACGACCCGAACGGAAACCTCGCGCTGAGTGACGCCCCGCCGCGGGGAGGGGGCGAGTACAAGACCTATGCGGTTCCAGGGGCCAGCAGGGCGATCACCGCGACTCGCCCGCCATCGGGTGAGTACGAGGGCCAATTCGACGACCTGATTCAGCGTCACTCGGCGGCAAACGGCGTCAGGACGGACTTGGTCCGGGCGGTCATCCAGGTGGAATCCGGCTACAACCCGCGGGCCCGCTCGCCGAAAGGCGCCATGGGCCTGATGCAGCTCATGCCGGGGACTGCCCTGGATTCCGGGGTGGCCAACGCCTACGACCCCGAAGACAACATTCGTGGGGGCGTTCGGTACCTGAGGACCCTGCTCGACCGCTACGGCAACGACGAGACACTCGCGCTGGCGGCGTACAACGCCGGCCCCGAGGCCGTTGAGAAGTACGGGAACGCCGTGCCCCCGTACCGGGAGACCCGGAACTACGTTGATCGCGTGCAGAACATCAGTCCGCTTTCCGCGGCCGCCGCCGCCGCACGGAACCAGGCGATGGCCGCCCCCAGGCCCCTTGGTGTTCGCACCCTTTACAAGACCGTCGTCCTCAACTCCGACGGACAACCCGTGGCGCGATACAGCGATTCCAAGCCGGCGTCGGGCGACTTCGAGATTTACAGCTACCGCCGCTAG
- a CDS encoding regulatory protein RecX encodes MRRTTSPAPPLDPEQARRAAYALALRWLSARELSAAAVTTKLTDRGFAPELAEAVVVRLTDNRAIDETRAVRACARTLVVIKLRGRQRAQRELEAMGFRSDLVRGALDEILTDADELGLASRVLASRMHGRRVVGDPATYRRLYSALFRRGFSPSIVREALKPYWKRGGTPDEPDAGE; translated from the coding sequence GTGCGCCGAACAACGTCACCCGCTCCTCCGCTCGATCCCGAGCAGGCGCGTCGCGCCGCGTACGCTCTGGCGCTGCGGTGGCTTTCCGCCCGCGAGTTGTCCGCCGCCGCCGTCACGACAAAGCTGACTGACCGGGGGTTCGCGCCCGAGCTGGCCGAGGCGGTCGTCGTCCGGCTCACCGACAATCGGGCGATCGACGAGACACGGGCCGTTCGCGCCTGCGCCCGGACCCTGGTCGTCATCAAACTCCGCGGCCGCCAGCGCGCGCAGCGGGAGCTCGAAGCGATGGGCTTCCGATCCGATCTGGTGCGGGGCGCTCTGGACGAGATCCTGACCGACGCCGACGAACTCGGGCTTGCCAGCCGAGTGCTTGCGTCACGAATGCACGGCCGGCGCGTCGTCGGGGATCCGGCGACGTACCGCCGGCTGTACAGCGCCTTGTTCCGTCGCGGATTCTCTCCGTCGATCGTGCGCGAGGCGCTGAAGCCGTACTGGAAACGCGGCGGGACGCCTGACGAGCCAGATGCCGGAGAGTGA